The Persicobacter psychrovividus genome window below encodes:
- a CDS encoding replication initiation protein yields the protein MIEEDKSSELEVESITSDSDITRLNLVIRKDNEYIQGMHHSLSVIQHRIILDAVWKSMLCEQGEMTYDYPVDDGFPYVKLDLKFISGLDSLHELSGAAKRSIRTQLGDLTRTSFNLKYRNKKNGKDFSADYPIATGVVGEIGRGKKADYNGGDIYIRLNEVLINRFKPNFDKGYFTQYRLQNVYNLSRGHSWALYDLLRQELNKRRVAYAELVYELEYLVENLSKGKYRKKNGNIDFNAFKTRVLLPAVDDINAADKCDLIIRGLNFIKSGRTVSQVKWSIEDKTSAIANKDATVAGVEALEVHHNKKDKSAAGLPEAIFNQLSLLFQDGNYGRKSLTNNIKSLLLQHTDPEWIVAVLMRMVEKRDEIKAKAAYFKKSFAAEKAIREGKGLQGQMSFSPQESTKVTEKNTPQNYSSTQGTMERLQEQEERERFASMYNEKLNQLKMNYIFEYMVEKVADYVDYLQTDSPVFERKFFSEWEAKKPSEQAKRFFGTWLIRNFGTAEDKEFLAEGLDGFIQRQVVLA from the coding sequence ATGATTGAAGAAGATAAGTCCTCTGAGTTAGAGGTAGAGTCCATAACCTCAGACAGTGACATCACCCGGTTGAACTTGGTGATTCGCAAAGACAATGAATACATTCAGGGGATGCATCACTCTTTATCGGTAATTCAGCACCGTATTATTTTGGATGCTGTCTGGAAGTCGATGCTGTGCGAGCAGGGGGAAATGACCTATGATTATCCTGTCGATGACGGTTTTCCTTATGTTAAATTGGATTTGAAATTTATCTCCGGTCTCGACAGTTTGCATGAACTTTCGGGAGCGGCGAAGCGAAGTATCCGCACCCAACTTGGTGATCTGACTCGTACCTCTTTCAATCTGAAATATCGGAATAAAAAAAATGGCAAAGACTTTTCAGCAGATTATCCAATAGCCACAGGTGTGGTGGGTGAAATTGGTAGGGGGAAAAAGGCAGATTACAATGGAGGGGATATTTATATCCGTTTGAATGAGGTGCTGATCAATCGTTTCAAGCCTAATTTTGATAAGGGGTATTTTACCCAATACCGTTTGCAAAATGTTTACAATTTATCGAGAGGCCATTCGTGGGCTTTGTATGACCTTTTGCGGCAGGAACTGAATAAGCGGCGCGTTGCTTATGCGGAGCTTGTTTATGAACTGGAATATTTGGTGGAGAACCTGAGCAAAGGAAAATACCGGAAGAAAAATGGGAATATAGATTTTAATGCTTTCAAGACGAGGGTACTTTTGCCAGCGGTGGACGATATCAATGCAGCGGATAAATGTGATTTGATAATTCGTGGCCTGAACTTCATTAAAAGTGGCAGAACAGTCTCGCAAGTGAAGTGGTCCATTGAAGATAAAACCTCTGCCATTGCAAATAAAGATGCGACGGTTGCAGGCGTTGAGGCTTTGGAAGTGCACCATAATAAAAAGGATAAATCTGCCGCAGGATTGCCTGAAGCCATTTTTAATCAGTTATCGCTTTTGTTTCAGGATGGAAATTATGGGCGCAAAAGTTTAACCAATAATATCAAGAGTTTGCTGCTTCAGCATACCGATCCGGAGTGGATTGTGGCAGTGTTGATGCGAATGGTGGAAAAACGAGACGAGATAAAGGCCAAGGCGGCATATTTCAAAAAATCATTTGCCGCAGAGAAAGCCATAAGGGAAGGTAAAGGCTTGCAAGGCCAAATGAGTTTTTCTCCACAGGAGAGCACTAAGGTTACTGAGAAGAATACGCCTCAAAATTATTCATCCACGCAAGGAACCATGGAGCGTTTACAGGAGCAAGAAGAACGTGAACGTTTCGCGTCTATGTACAATGAAAAGCTGAATCAGCTGAAAATGAACTATATTTTTGAATATATGGTTGAAAAAGTAGCTGATTATGTTGATTATTTACAAACAGACAGTCCTGTTTTCGAGCGTAAATTCTTCAGTGAGTGGGAAGCCAAGAAGCCCTCGGAACAAGCTAAACGTTTCTTTGGGACTTGGTTGATTCGAAATTTTGGCACAGCAGAGGACAAGGAATTCCTGGCCGAAGGTTTGGATGGATTTATTCAGCGGCAGGTAGTATTGGCTTGA
- a CDS encoding ATP-binding protein yields MPEPMNGHSSMTQSGEGDGVSHGGNHVTVVTMMAIFLKKRSKLRAMDLGWGCRYNSSFRNRNDIISPKFSIFKHHTKNLDNPMSQRQALPIGIQTFESLRSSKDDFLYIDKTAEIYEMTKLSVGYYFLSRPRRFGKSMLCSTLQSLFEGKQELFGGLYIHDKWDWSVKLPVVRIDLSAANYKDLDAVEARVWINLNRNAEFHGVELKIVDSLGGAFEELILRIYQKYDKKVVVLIDEYDKPIQDTLSNDDDLASKSLDVLRGFYSAIKASDQYIRFCFMTGITKFTGVGLFSGANNFEDITLDPQYASICGFTQQELNTCFGDYFDGINMAEVQAWYNGYNYLGDRVYNPYDILLFLKKQGKFDNYWWDSGQPSFLTKMFEKGAYETYDLENLELSSQELKQFTLSNLNLPSLLWQAGYLTITEEIQEPFGGSSYVLATPNREVRMTLNMLFLISLTSIESSRVLKRNEAVRSLFKNDLDGFEASVRAMFAAIPFNNYVQNNIQKYEGYYASVMFSFLAGLGLKCKTEESISTGRIDMVMESPTHIYVIEFKVNAPKPEGDERGEALNQIHKNKYYEPYLNDDRKIVLIGMHFSEEKRNLDWFEDEELKID; encoded by the coding sequence TTGCCCGAACCGATGAACGGGCATTCTTCCATGACCCAAAGTGGAGAGGGCGATGGCGTTAGTCATGGCGGTAATCACGTTACGGTGGTGACGATGATGGCGATTTTTTTAAAGAAGAGGAGTAAACTTCGAGCGATGGATTTGGGATGGGGGTGTAGGTATAATTCATCATTCAGGAATCGTAACGACATCATTTCCCCAAAATTCAGTATCTTTAAGCACCATACAAAAAATTTGGATAATCCCATGAGCCAAAGACAAGCATTGCCGATCGGAATACAGACCTTTGAAAGCCTTAGATCTTCTAAGGATGATTTTTTGTATATCGATAAAACAGCGGAGATTTACGAAATGACCAAGCTTAGTGTTGGTTATTACTTCCTTTCCCGCCCTCGCCGGTTCGGTAAGTCGATGTTGTGCTCAACTTTGCAATCCCTTTTTGAAGGAAAGCAAGAACTGTTTGGAGGTTTGTATATCCATGATAAATGGGATTGGTCGGTGAAACTCCCTGTGGTAAGGATTGATTTGAGTGCGGCGAATTATAAAGATTTGGATGCTGTTGAAGCAAGGGTTTGGATTAACCTGAATAGAAATGCTGAATTTCATGGGGTTGAACTGAAGATTGTAGATAGCTTAGGTGGAGCATTTGAAGAATTAATCTTGAGAATTTATCAAAAGTATGATAAAAAGGTAGTGGTCTTGATCGATGAGTATGATAAACCTATTCAGGATACGCTATCGAATGACGATGACTTGGCTTCAAAATCGTTGGATGTTCTTCGTGGATTTTATTCAGCCATCAAAGCCTCAGATCAGTATATCCGGTTTTGCTTCATGACGGGTATTACCAAATTCACAGGAGTTGGATTATTCAGTGGAGCGAATAATTTTGAGGACATTACCCTTGATCCTCAATATGCGTCGATCTGTGGGTTTACACAACAGGAGCTGAATACTTGTTTCGGTGATTATTTCGACGGGATAAATATGGCCGAAGTACAGGCGTGGTATAATGGCTACAATTATCTCGGCGACAGGGTTTACAATCCGTATGACATTTTATTGTTTCTAAAAAAACAAGGTAAGTTTGATAACTACTGGTGGGACTCTGGTCAGCCTTCTTTTTTGACCAAGATGTTTGAGAAAGGAGCGTATGAAACGTACGATCTGGAAAATTTGGAGTTATCTTCCCAAGAGTTAAAACAGTTTACACTCAGTAATTTGAACTTACCCTCTTTGCTCTGGCAGGCAGGCTATTTGACGATTACCGAAGAGATTCAGGAGCCTTTTGGCGGGAGTAGTTATGTGCTTGCTACCCCAAATCGTGAAGTTCGAATGACGTTGAATATGCTCTTTTTGATTAGCCTGACGTCGATAGAATCCAGCCGTGTTTTGAAACGGAATGAAGCTGTTCGGAGCTTATTTAAGAATGATTTGGATGGATTCGAAGCCAGTGTCCGTGCGATGTTTGCTGCCATTCCTTTCAATAATTATGTGCAGAACAATATTCAAAAATACGAGGGGTATTACGCTTCGGTGATGTTCAGTTTTTTGGCCGGGCTTGGGCTAAAATGCAAAACGGAAGAATCCATCTCCACAGGACGCATCGATATGGTGATGGAAAGTCCAACGCATATTTATGTGATTGAATTTAAAGTCAATGCACCAAAACCTGAAGGTGATGAAAGAGGCGAGGCATTGAATCAGATTCATAAGAATAAATACTATGAGCCCTATCTGAATGATGACCGTAAGATTGTATTGATCGGGATGCATTTTAGCGAGGAGAAAAGGAATTTGGATTGGTTTGAGGATGAGGAGTTGAAAATAGATTAA
- a CDS encoding ParB/RepB/Spo0J family partition protein, with amino-acid sequence MAKIPNRPLRPNRPNGSGAISHPSVTNKAIQQENLLQEKIKLSNPNTIETIASIEKYIAPLSDNEFDLLLESVRANGVYDPLKVWSFDDKQILIDGHHRRKAAIEAGTKLVPVVEIQGLDNIDDVQEWMLKNQLGRRNINIVFASFLRGRRYAEELKKETQEAAKVISAMFSVTDRTLRNDKMLYVAIDFLSKKDAAYMHILLHPETVDKAELDERSQKIADMGIGQLRTLGKLLAEDDEFNFDQWLTVQSPMTSKATTKSGKAKTSSVIPVFDKFVKTFERPAKAFTDKSFLKALKQASIEDRQTVIEQAEKQLKEMESLLNHLKEQF; translated from the coding sequence ATGGCTAAAATTCCAAACAGACCCCTTCGGCCGAATCGTCCGAACGGCAGCGGAGCGATTTCGCATCCCTCGGTTACGAACAAAGCGATTCAGCAGGAAAATCTATTGCAGGAAAAAATCAAATTGAGTAATCCCAATACGATTGAGACGATTGCTTCTATTGAAAAATATATCGCTCCCCTATCGGATAACGAATTCGATTTATTATTGGAATCTGTTCGTGCCAATGGTGTATATGACCCATTGAAAGTGTGGTCATTTGATGACAAGCAAATCCTGATCGATGGGCACCATAGAAGAAAAGCAGCTATTGAAGCAGGCACAAAACTGGTTCCGGTGGTTGAGATCCAGGGACTCGACAATATTGACGATGTTCAGGAGTGGATGCTTAAAAACCAATTAGGCAGACGTAACATCAATATCGTTTTTGCTTCTTTCCTTCGAGGAAGACGCTATGCAGAAGAGCTGAAAAAGGAAACCCAAGAGGCCGCAAAGGTTATTTCGGCGATGTTTTCGGTAACAGATCGAACGCTTAGAAACGACAAGATGCTTTATGTGGCGATTGATTTTCTTTCCAAAAAGGATGCCGCATATATGCATATTCTCCTTCACCCCGAAACGGTGGATAAGGCAGAGCTTGATGAACGGAGTCAAAAAATTGCTGATATGGGAATTGGTCAGCTGAGAACTTTGGGGAAGCTGCTTGCTGAGGATGATGAATTTAATTTTGACCAATGGTTGACCGTACAGTCTCCAATGACAAGCAAGGCCACAACAAAATCAGGCAAAGCCAAAACCTCATCGGTCATTCCTGTTTTTGATAAATTTGTAAAGACCTTCGAACGTCCCGCCAAGGCATTTACAGATAAGAGTTTCCTGAAAGCCTTAAAGCAGGCAAGTATAGAGGACCGGCAGACCGTTATTGAGCAGGCTGAAAAACAACTCAAGGAAATGGAAAGCCTTTTAAATCACTTGAAAGAACAATTTTAA
- a CDS encoding AAA family ATPase — translation MEDLQKALGQWLQQKKKIINLVVMTEETGVSRSTLHRLINEGASISTQQYEKIYPFLAENYGLSEAKLLDQINPPAKVLAFWNQKGGVGKTTTAISMASAFAHEGHRVLLIDADYQGNVMTTYGLSKEDFGEEVKSLMDVLVDVNLFEEAVVQPVEDIENYHVLPNWGELLELVKDHPALSPMAKLQCFKKIIERCSRDYDYIILDMRPDIGTIFSYAPLLATDYVFLPLDAGKYALNGLGKSIPYLQELQSDNPSLKIGGAFFNKIKLSKKEDISAVQETQDLLAEYGVFTFENIVRDLSGVQKSIKNFYDPVTFGHRINQGLEPNFKREAKTCLTAYDDFVALFTELKTVI, via the coding sequence ATGGAAGATTTACAAAAAGCCCTTGGGCAGTGGCTGCAACAAAAGAAAAAGATCATTAATCTTGTTGTGATGACCGAGGAAACGGGCGTTAGCCGGAGTACCCTGCACAGGTTGATCAATGAAGGTGCAAGTATCAGTACGCAACAATATGAGAAGATTTATCCATTTTTGGCGGAAAATTACGGCCTTTCTGAAGCAAAACTGCTCGATCAAATCAATCCGCCTGCGAAGGTACTTGCTTTCTGGAACCAAAAGGGAGGGGTTGGCAAAACCACCACTGCGATTTCGATGGCATCAGCTTTTGCCCATGAAGGTCATCGGGTATTACTGATCGATGCCGACTACCAGGGGAATGTGATGACCACTTACGGGCTGAGTAAAGAGGATTTTGGCGAAGAGGTCAAATCGTTGATGGACGTACTGGTGGATGTGAACTTGTTTGAAGAGGCGGTTGTGCAACCTGTTGAGGATATTGAAAACTACCATGTTTTACCCAACTGGGGAGAATTGCTTGAATTGGTTAAGGATCACCCGGCTTTATCTCCGATGGCGAAGCTACAGTGTTTTAAGAAGATCATTGAACGGTGTAGCCGAGATTATGATTATATAATATTAGATATGCGTCCGGATATCGGCACGATTTTCAGCTATGCCCCACTGTTGGCGACCGATTATGTGTTCCTGCCATTGGATGCCGGAAAGTACGCACTGAATGGTTTGGGGAAGTCGATTCCTTACTTGCAGGAATTGCAGAGTGATAATCCATCACTAAAAATTGGAGGTGCCTTTTTCAATAAGATCAAATTGAGCAAGAAAGAGGACATTTCTGCTGTTCAGGAAACACAGGATTTGTTGGCGGAATATGGCGTATTTACTTTTGAAAATATTGTCAGGGATTTATCTGGTGTTCAGAAATCGATCAAGAATTTCTATGATCCTGTGACATTCGGGCACCGCATCAACCAAGGACTGGAGCCTAATTTTAAGCGAGAAGCAAAAACGTGTTTGACCGCTTATGATGATTTCGTGGCTTTATTTACAGAATTGAAAACGGTTATTTAA
- a CDS encoding SDR family oxidoreductase, translating to MNNIIDNFRLDGKIAIVTGCKRGIGKAMAEGLAEAGADIIGVSATLELKGSEVEQAVKARGRNFTAYQCDFSDRKSLYRFIAAVKTDFAQVDILVNNAGTILRAPAVEHPDEMFDKVVEVNQNAQFILTREFGKEMVARRSGKIIFTASLLTFQGGITVPGYAASKGAIGQLTMAFANEWAAKGVNVNAIAPGYISTDNTEALRNDEDRSESILSRIPAGRWGTPQDFAGPVVFLASKASAYMHGSIMLVDGGWMGR from the coding sequence ATGAATAATATCATTGATAATTTCCGATTGGATGGGAAAATAGCCATTGTTACAGGCTGCAAACGCGGTATTGGTAAAGCGATGGCAGAGGGACTTGCCGAGGCGGGTGCGGATATCATCGGGGTGAGCGCCACCCTGGAACTCAAAGGGAGCGAAGTTGAACAGGCTGTGAAAGCCCGTGGCAGAAACTTCACAGCCTATCAGTGTGATTTTTCAGATCGTAAATCGCTCTATCGATTTATTGCAGCGGTAAAAACAGACTTTGCGCAGGTGGATATCCTGGTGAACAATGCAGGGACAATTTTGAGAGCGCCAGCAGTTGAGCATCCTGATGAGATGTTTGACAAAGTAGTGGAAGTGAATCAGAATGCCCAGTTTATTTTAACGCGTGAGTTCGGCAAGGAAATGGTCGCACGCCGGTCGGGAAAAATAATTTTCACCGCTTCCCTTTTGACTTTTCAGGGGGGAATTACAGTTCCTGGATATGCCGCGAGTAAGGGGGCCATTGGGCAGTTAACGATGGCCTTTGCCAATGAATGGGCAGCCAAGGGCGTGAATGTGAACGCCATTGCTCCGGGCTATATCAGCACTGATAATACGGAAGCATTGCGCAATGATGAAGATCGTTCGGAGTCAATATTGAGCCGTATTCCGGCTGGCCGATGGGGGACACCTCAGGATTTTGCAGGGCCGGTGGTCTTCCTTGCCTCGAAAGCGTCGGCATATATGCACGGATCAATCATGTTGGTGGACGGCGGCTGGATGGGGCGATAA
- a CDS encoding carbohydrate-binding protein, which yields MKDHLKYFGNSFYTLIVCCLLLISQNVYGQITVNSLLDLQPYLKQSNVSVKLAPGTYAVTADDVIDGRIGSYWSGSEHLGNTYNLFLFEGNNSTYDFTDVTINVSTMTAQSAGRVDFHEIRIIGNQNTIQNLTMVDDGSEHDAPSFRATNIVMDGEQNLLEGCHFTVKGSYPYGYGDIFGKGGSNIISHQKRSACLIRGNSNKVKDCTFICRNYGHGIFFQGANDPMVEGCFVEGELRKVSEVLAEDGTGSPADNVDFETIFGFNLRDVQGDYYFSLQEAGIRSYNAGETVIDGVEYSRGVVNATILNCRVEKMRTGVSIGWAQGFKYVENSTMLGCETAYWIGGDSEIVNCKGDASVGALLSEDVGRSNSKIELTLLDNFVEPLDGEVTAVYYAGSGHEVVLNDATSTQLDNIDIVLGGKRLAHRFLEGSTSAPLNYAANNLLFINNTKYPVYVGNQATGLTIESCSEVIDDGTSTTVLNTEGCTYNVALSGTASQSSTGYGGLAAYAIDGNTAGNFSHGSVTHTAGDTESPWWQVELARNISVGEIVIYNRTDNCCKSRLSNYTVSVLDINGNVVFSQDNNGTPDPSLIVDAGGVTGRTVKIQINGTGTLSLAEVQVFQSDRVYVRVEAEDYVQMNGIQAQTTTDQDGGENVGWINDGDWMDYEVEIPTTGTYNLHYRIASLANGGDLSLLVNGQQVDQAVFGATGGWQNWQTVSSVAQLTEGKNTLRVYSNRDGWNFNWFEIDNLEENNQRILSAESLTGVKLYPNPVIDKLHLSNNSGASMKIYSPTGVLLMDERNLPKDATLDLSGISSGLIYVNLVEGQKVRNYKIIKK from the coding sequence ATGAAAGATCATTTAAAATATTTTGGTAATTCCTTTTATACTCTGATTGTCTGTTGTTTACTGCTGATTTCTCAGAATGTATATGGTCAAATTACCGTTAATTCACTCTTAGACTTGCAGCCGTATTTGAAACAAAGTAATGTAAGTGTTAAGCTGGCTCCGGGCACCTATGCTGTTACCGCTGATGATGTTATCGACGGTCGCATTGGGAGTTATTGGTCGGGATCTGAGCATCTTGGGAATACGTATAATCTCTTTCTGTTTGAAGGAAATAACAGCACGTATGATTTCACAGATGTAACCATAAATGTCTCAACAATGACGGCTCAGTCAGCAGGAAGGGTTGATTTTCACGAGATACGAATCATTGGCAACCAGAATACAATTCAGAACTTAACGATGGTGGATGATGGCTCTGAGCATGATGCTCCTTCTTTCAGGGCAACAAATATTGTCATGGACGGCGAGCAGAATCTCTTGGAGGGCTGCCATTTTACGGTTAAAGGGTCGTATCCATATGGTTATGGAGATATTTTCGGGAAGGGAGGAAGTAACATTATCAGTCACCAAAAGAGAAGTGCTTGTTTGATCAGGGGTAATTCTAATAAAGTTAAGGATTGCACCTTTATCTGTCGAAATTATGGACACGGGATATTTTTTCAGGGAGCCAATGACCCCATGGTTGAGGGCTGTTTTGTTGAGGGGGAGTTGAGAAAGGTTTCTGAAGTTTTGGCAGAGGATGGTACCGGGAGCCCGGCAGATAATGTAGATTTTGAAACCATATTTGGATTCAACTTAAGGGATGTACAAGGGGATTATTACTTTAGTTTGCAGGAAGCAGGGATTCGATCTTATAATGCCGGTGAGACCGTTATTGATGGGGTTGAGTATAGTAGGGGAGTTGTGAATGCGACGATATTAAATTGTCGAGTAGAAAAAATGCGAACGGGTGTCAGTATTGGTTGGGCTCAGGGATTTAAGTATGTCGAAAATTCCACAATGCTTGGTTGTGAAACAGCTTATTGGATTGGAGGGGACTCAGAAATCGTGAATTGTAAAGGGGATGCTTCAGTCGGTGCGCTTTTATCTGAAGATGTTGGTCGGAGTAATTCAAAAATAGAACTGACTCTTTTGGATAACTTTGTAGAGCCTTTAGATGGTGAAGTTACGGCAGTATATTATGCTGGGTCTGGGCATGAAGTGGTATTGAATGATGCCACGAGTACACAGTTAGATAACATCGATATTGTTTTGGGAGGAAAGCGGTTGGCGCACAGATTCCTCGAAGGATCGACCAGTGCGCCATTAAATTATGCTGCAAATAACTTGTTGTTTATTAATAATACAAAGTACCCCGTTTATGTGGGGAATCAGGCCACAGGTCTAACCATTGAAAGTTGCAGTGAAGTGATCGATGATGGTACTTCCACAACGGTCTTGAATACAGAGGGCTGTACTTACAATGTCGCCCTTAGCGGCACAGCAAGTCAGTCCTCTACAGGCTATGGAGGGTTAGCAGCTTATGCAATTGATGGCAATACAGCTGGTAATTTTAGTCATGGTTCTGTGACCCATACAGCAGGTGATACCGAGAGCCCATGGTGGCAAGTTGAATTAGCGAGAAATATTAGTGTCGGGGAAATCGTTATTTATAACCGGACGGACAATTGTTGCAAAAGCAGGTTGTCTAATTATACCGTTTCAGTATTGGATATTAATGGAAATGTTGTTTTTAGTCAAGATAACAATGGTACACCTGACCCAAGCCTAATTGTAGATGCAGGAGGTGTTACAGGTAGAACGGTTAAGATCCAAATTAATGGCACTGGAACGCTCAGTTTAGCAGAGGTACAAGTATTTCAAAGTGATCGGGTATATGTAAGGGTAGAGGCGGAAGATTATGTCCAAATGAATGGAATTCAGGCTCAGACAACAACCGACCAGGATGGTGGTGAAAATGTTGGGTGGATTAATGATGGAGATTGGATGGACTATGAAGTTGAGATTCCGACAACGGGTACTTACAATTTGCATTATCGGATCGCCAGCTTGGCGAATGGTGGCGATTTGAGTTTGTTGGTTAATGGTCAGCAGGTAGATCAGGCGGTATTTGGTGCTACGGGAGGGTGGCAAAATTGGCAGACAGTTTCGTCGGTAGCCCAACTGACTGAAGGGAAAAATACACTTAGGGTGTATTCAAATCGCGATGGGTGGAATTTTAATTGGTTTGAAATAGATAATTTGGAGGAGAACAACCAGCGTATTTTATCTGCTGAATCACTCACAGGAGTAAAGTTGTACCCGAATCCGGTAATAGATAAATTGCATTTATCTAACAATTCCGGCGCCTCCATGAAAATTTATAGCCCTACAGGGGTTTTATTAATGGATGAAAGAAATTTACCGAAAGATGCAACGCTTGACCTAAGTGGTATAAGTAGTGGGCTAATTTATGTAAATCTCGTTGAGGGGCAAAAAGTAAGGAATTACAAAATAATCAAAAAGTAA
- the aldA gene encoding aldehyde dehydrogenase translates to MLNQTMVGTDVKTYQNFLAGKLVSTAEHFEVLNPCTEEVIAMAPRATKQDAEMAVSLAKKAQVSWGLLPSVQRAEYLKKMAEIIREHRVFLAKTLATEQAKVLSLAQVEIDVTAVYFDYYAGLARSYEGEIIQSDRPNEQIMLHKLPIGIAVGICPWNFPFFVMARKIAPSLLTGNACIVKLSRETPVVCLEFASLIADIGLPEGILSILSGFGSEVGQALAEHPDVGIISLTGSVSAGQQVMEAASKNITKVSLELGGKAPAIVCKDADLDLAVKAIIDSRVIFSGQVCNCAERVYVEEEIYDAFMEKLIPAMKAVHVGDALTDENAEMSAQINESQLNKIEGMVNRAVEAGGKILVGGHRIKTFEKGFYFEPTLIVDVAQDSEIMQEETFGPILPVMKVSSFDQALDYSNDSEYGLTSSIFTNDINKILRATKELRYGETYVNREHFEAIQGFHAGFRKSGIGGADGKHGLEEYLQTKVMYIQQN, encoded by the coding sequence ATGTTGAATCAAACTATGGTAGGTACCGATGTAAAAACCTATCAAAATTTTCTCGCGGGTAAATTAGTAAGCACCGCTGAACATTTCGAAGTATTAAACCCCTGTACAGAGGAGGTGATTGCTATGGCGCCTCGAGCGACTAAGCAGGATGCAGAAATGGCCGTTTCGTTGGCGAAAAAAGCTCAGGTGAGCTGGGGGCTTTTGCCCTCTGTTCAAAGAGCAGAATATCTAAAAAAAATGGCTGAAATTATTCGAGAACATCGAGTTTTTTTAGCTAAAACGTTGGCCACTGAGCAGGCTAAAGTTCTAAGTTTAGCTCAGGTAGAGATTGATGTTACGGCAGTATATTTCGATTATTATGCCGGCCTTGCACGCTCTTATGAAGGCGAAATTATTCAAAGTGACCGTCCTAATGAGCAAATAATGTTGCATAAGCTGCCAATTGGTATCGCTGTGGGGATTTGTCCGTGGAACTTTCCATTTTTTGTGATGGCGAGAAAGATCGCTCCTTCCTTGTTAACCGGAAACGCATGTATCGTAAAGCTGAGCAGAGAAACGCCAGTAGTTTGCCTGGAATTTGCCAGCCTTATTGCTGACATTGGCTTGCCTGAGGGTATTTTAAGTATCCTTTCAGGTTTTGGTAGTGAGGTAGGACAAGCTTTGGCAGAACACCCAGATGTAGGTATCATCAGTTTGACAGGTTCAGTGTCAGCTGGGCAACAGGTGATGGAAGCTGCTTCAAAAAATATTACCAAAGTTTCTTTGGAGCTTGGAGGAAAGGCCCCGGCAATAGTTTGCAAGGATGCTGATTTAGACTTGGCAGTAAAAGCGATTATCGATTCGCGGGTGATTTTCAGTGGGCAGGTATGTAATTGCGCTGAGCGTGTTTATGTTGAGGAAGAAATCTATGATGCATTTATGGAAAAGTTGATTCCAGCGATGAAAGCGGTTCATGTTGGTGATGCACTTACGGATGAAAATGCGGAGATGAGCGCGCAAATTAATGAAAGTCAGCTCAATAAAATTGAGGGAATGGTTAATCGTGCTGTGGAAGCAGGAGGGAAAATTTTAGTCGGAGGGCACCGTATCAAAACCTTTGAGAAGGGGTTCTATTTTGAGCCTACCTTGATTGTGGATGTCGCTCAAGACTCTGAAATCATGCAAGAGGAAACTTTCGGCCCAATTTTACCGGTGATGAAAGTAAGTTCATTTGATCAGGCACTCGATTATTCAAATGACAGTGAATACGGCTTAACCTCTTCTATTTTCACGAACGATATCAACAAGATTTTGCGTGCAACCAAAGAATTGAGATATGGGGAAACGTATGTTAACCGTGAGCATTTTGAGGCAATACAGGGATTCCATGCCGGTTTCCGTAAATCTGGGATCGGCGGGGCTGATGGTAAGCATGGATTGGAGGAATATTTGCAAACAAAGGTGATGTATATTCAGCAGAACTGA